One genomic segment of Agromyces intestinalis includes these proteins:
- a CDS encoding EamA family transporter → MRASRGLLGILLGLGAGLAFGAGGAIVKPLFEAGWSPGAAVFARIVVGATLLVVPGLIALRFDLRPLWRAKWTVLLYGLVAVAGVQLAFYASLERIPVSMSLLIEYLAPVALVLFVWVRTRRVPQRIVLAGSLLSVVGLVLVIGPGGGPMDPLGIAFAFIAMIGVCVYYAIGERAGDQLPPIALAAAGFVVGGIALGVAGLTGLLPMRATFGEVDFLGGTAPWFVPLLVVGVISTAFAYVAGIAAIGILGARLAAFLGLSEVVFAGIVGWILLGEALGPLQLVGGVFILAGIVCVRLERRAPDPAALALDVDLVPAGSGTDRRG, encoded by the coding sequence ATGCGGGCATCGCGCGGACTGCTCGGAATCCTGCTCGGCCTGGGCGCCGGGCTGGCCTTCGGAGCCGGCGGGGCGATCGTCAAGCCGCTCTTCGAGGCCGGATGGAGCCCCGGCGCCGCGGTGTTCGCGCGGATCGTCGTCGGTGCGACGCTGCTCGTCGTTCCGGGCCTGATCGCGCTTCGCTTCGACCTGCGGCCGCTCTGGCGTGCGAAGTGGACGGTGCTGCTCTACGGGCTCGTCGCCGTCGCCGGGGTGCAGCTCGCGTTCTACGCGTCGCTCGAGCGCATCCCCGTGTCGATGTCGCTGCTCATCGAGTACCTCGCCCCGGTCGCGCTCGTGCTGTTCGTGTGGGTGCGTACGCGACGCGTGCCGCAGCGCATCGTGCTCGCCGGGTCGCTGCTCTCGGTCGTCGGCCTCGTGCTCGTGATCGGCCCCGGCGGCGGGCCGATGGACCCGCTCGGCATCGCCTTCGCGTTCATCGCGATGATCGGTGTCTGCGTCTACTACGCGATCGGCGAGCGAGCCGGCGACCAGCTTCCGCCGATCGCACTCGCCGCGGCCGGGTTCGTGGTCGGCGGCATCGCGCTCGGCGTCGCCGGGCTGACGGGCCTGCTGCCGATGCGCGCGACCTTCGGCGAGGTCGACTTCCTCGGCGGCACGGCGCCCTGGTTCGTGCCGCTGCTCGTGGTCGGCGTGATCTCGACCGCGTTCGCCTACGTCGCGGGCATCGCCGCGATCGGCATCCTCGGCGCGCGGCTCGCCGCGTTCTTGGGACTGAGCGAGGTGGTGTTCGCGGGCATCGTCGGCTGGATCCTGCTCGGCGAGGCGCTCGGCCCGCTGCAGCTGGTGGGCGGGGTCTTCATCCTCGCGGGCATCGTGTGCGTGCGCCTCGAACGGCGTGCGCCCGACCCGGCCGCGTTGGCGCTCGACGTCGACCTGGTGCCGGCCGGGTCCGGTACGGATCGGCGCGGATAG
- a CDS encoding CGNR zinc finger domain-containing protein → MIFTHDTISALGFMAALADTVPEASASGDDELETQAQLAALLDQWIYTGRRDGDARELDEVRAARERLRHLWLLPRDDAVDEVNAILAEANALPRLVNHDDLGWHIHAVSFDSPLAERILVEAAMSFVDVIRADALDRLRECEADDCTALFVDVSKNGSRRFCSARCGNRMAVRAYRARANA, encoded by the coding sequence ATGATTTTCACCCATGACACGATCAGCGCGCTCGGGTTCATGGCCGCGCTCGCCGACACCGTGCCCGAGGCATCCGCATCGGGCGACGACGAACTCGAGACGCAAGCGCAACTGGCCGCCCTGCTCGACCAGTGGATCTACACCGGCCGACGCGACGGCGACGCCCGCGAGCTCGACGAGGTGCGCGCCGCCCGCGAGCGCCTGCGGCACCTGTGGCTGCTGCCGCGCGACGACGCCGTCGACGAGGTCAACGCGATCCTCGCCGAGGCGAATGCGCTGCCCCGCCTGGTGAACCACGACGACCTCGGCTGGCACATCCACGCCGTGTCGTTCGACTCGCCGCTCGCCGAGCGCATCCTCGTCGAGGCCGCCATGTCGTTCGTCGACGTCATCCGCGCCGACGCGCTCGACCGGCTGCGCGAGTGCGAGGCCGACGACTGCACGGCGCTGTTCGTCGACGTGTCGAAGAACGGCTCACGGCGGTTCTGCTCGGCCAGGTGCGGCAACCGCATGGCGGTGCGCGCCTACCGCGCACGCGCGAACGCGTAG
- a CDS encoding HNH endonuclease family protein, translating into MTRTHRRSARRVAASTAVPAGLVLCAWLLLGAPITSADATSAIDELLVQAGLEGVFGDGSRGASGSEASDLLVAEADPAARATYERDRFGDAWADVDRNGCDTRNDILKRDLDGVVHRRGSSCVVSRGVLADPYTGTVIRFERGQRSDRVQIDHIVPLAYAWRHGASGWSDDERRAFANDPANLLAVDGRTNQAKRDQGPGEWMPPSDAAACDYVERFTQVVVGYRLTVDPVDARVIADVEAGCD; encoded by the coding sequence GTGACCCGAACACACCGACGTTCCGCGCGCCGTGTCGCCGCCTCCACCGCCGTTCCCGCCGGCCTCGTCCTCTGCGCCTGGCTGCTGCTCGGTGCGCCGATCACCTCGGCCGATGCGACGAGTGCGATCGACGAGCTTCTCGTGCAGGCCGGGCTCGAGGGCGTGTTCGGCGATGGCTCCCGCGGCGCGTCGGGCTCCGAGGCATCCGACCTGCTCGTCGCCGAAGCCGACCCGGCGGCCCGGGCGACCTACGAGCGCGACCGGTTCGGCGACGCGTGGGCCGATGTCGATCGCAATGGGTGCGACACCCGCAACGACATCCTGAAGCGCGATCTCGACGGGGTCGTGCACCGGCGGGGCAGTTCGTGCGTGGTGAGCCGAGGCGTGCTCGCCGATCCGTACACCGGCACGGTGATCCGTTTCGAACGCGGCCAGCGCAGCGACCGAGTGCAGATCGACCACATCGTGCCGCTGGCGTACGCGTGGCGGCACGGGGCATCCGGGTGGAGCGACGACGAGCGCCGGGCGTTCGCGAACGACCCCGCGAACCTGCTCGCCGTCGACGGGCGCACCAACCAGGCCAAGCGCGACCAGGGGCCGGGTGAGTGGATGCCGCCCAGCGATGCCGCGGCGTGCGACTACGTCGAGCGGTTCACGCAGGTCGTAGTCGGCTACCGCCTCACGGTCGATCCGGTGGATGCGCGGGTGATCGCGGACGTCGAGGCCGGGTGCGACTGA
- the rpsO gene encoding 30S ribosomal protein S15, protein MALDAETKKAIIEEYATHPGDTGSPEVQIAILTKRIKDLTEHLKEHKHDHHSRRGLLLLVGQRRRLLGYLSDVDINRYRALIERLGLRR, encoded by the coding sequence ATGGCACTGGATGCAGAGACCAAGAAGGCGATCATCGAAGAGTACGCGACGCACCCCGGTGACACTGGATCCCCCGAGGTCCAGATCGCAATCCTCACCAAGCGCATCAAGGACCTCACCGAGCACCTGAAGGAGCACAAGCACGACCACCACTCGCGTCGTGGCCTGCTGCTCCTCGTCGGTCAGCGTCGTCGTCTGCTCGGATACCTCTCCGACGTCGACATCAACCGCTACCGTGCGCTCATCGAGCGTCTCGGGCTGCGCCGATAA
- a CDS encoding DUF488 domain-containing protein, whose amino-acid sequence MAFTLKRVYEPAESSDGFRVLVDRLWPRGISKEHAALDLWDKDLAPSPGLRAEWHHATDREGTFDAFAARYRAELDDNPATGGLLALGREHDRVTLLYGLRDEHRNHVVVLLEWLRAHGAEVESVG is encoded by the coding sequence ATGGCGTTCACCCTGAAGCGCGTGTACGAACCCGCCGAATCGTCCGACGGGTTCCGCGTCCTCGTCGATCGCCTGTGGCCGCGAGGAATTTCGAAGGAGCACGCCGCACTCGACCTCTGGGACAAGGACCTCGCCCCCTCCCCCGGGCTGCGCGCCGAGTGGCATCACGCCACCGATCGCGAGGGCACGTTCGACGCGTTCGCCGCCCGCTACCGTGCTGAGCTCGACGACAACCCGGCGACCGGGGGGCTGCTCGCGCTCGGCCGTGAACACGACCGGGTGACCCTGTTGTACGGCCTGCGCGACGAACACCGCAACCATGTCGTGGTGCTGCTGGAGTGGCTGCGGGCGCACGGGGCGGAGGTCGAGTCCGTCGGGTGA
- a CDS encoding CPBP family intramembrane glutamic endopeptidase: MTQPDVPAAVPAAAHVNAAPAALGPADRQRAKNAARGPIFPTSVPWVAVAVYVVIAFAGAWLVALPLWTSGEGLRHPLFGLITPAMMFMPALATLIVVLWVKRPASIPRYLGLSPMRPAGRTWLFIALGFVFFTALPFVAMLLGDVMGLLRLDLSGLSGVQAAIDASGGQGGSGGLDAAAVVALNLALLPFVTALNCVATFGEEIGWRGWLLPSLRPLGTVWALIVSGVIWGLWHAPLILLGYNYQRTDVLGLASMVAFCVLTGFVIGWLRLRSASVWPAVVAHAAINTATAQFLLLADADSLADPAGLWGNVLGWPGWILLLVAIVVIVATGQLRTQPQPGLTLAESQVGRSV; this comes from the coding sequence ATGACGCAACCCGACGTGCCCGCCGCAGTGCCTGCCGCCGCCCACGTGAACGCCGCGCCGGCGGCGCTCGGCCCCGCCGACCGGCAGCGTGCGAAGAACGCCGCGCGCGGACCGATCTTCCCGACGTCGGTGCCGTGGGTCGCCGTCGCGGTGTACGTCGTGATCGCGTTCGCCGGCGCCTGGCTCGTCGCACTGCCGCTGTGGACCTCGGGCGAGGGCCTGCGGCATCCGCTCTTCGGTCTCATCACGCCCGCGATGATGTTCATGCCCGCGCTCGCGACCCTCATCGTCGTGCTGTGGGTCAAGCGACCCGCGAGCATCCCGCGGTACCTCGGTCTCTCGCCGATGCGGCCCGCCGGGCGCACCTGGCTGTTCATCGCGCTCGGTTTCGTGTTCTTCACCGCCTTGCCGTTCGTCGCGATGCTGCTCGGCGACGTGATGGGGCTGCTGCGCCTGGACCTGTCCGGGCTCAGCGGGGTGCAGGCCGCCATCGACGCGAGCGGCGGGCAGGGCGGCTCGGGCGGGCTCGACGCCGCCGCCGTGGTCGCCCTCAACCTGGCCCTGCTGCCGTTCGTGACCGCGCTGAACTGCGTGGCCACCTTCGGCGAGGAGATCGGATGGCGCGGCTGGCTGCTGCCGTCGCTGCGCCCTCTCGGCACGGTGTGGGCGCTCATCGTGTCGGGCGTCATCTGGGGGCTCTGGCACGCGCCGCTCATCCTGCTCGGCTACAACTACCAGCGCACCGACGTGCTGGGCCTTGCGAGCATGGTCGCGTTCTGCGTGCTCACCGGGTTCGTGATCGGCTGGCTGAGGCTGCGCTCGGCGTCGGTATGGCCCGCCGTGGTCGCGCACGCGGCGATCAATACGGCGACCGCGCAGTTCCTGCTGCTGGCCGACGCCGACTCGCTCGCCGACCCGGCCGGGCTCTGGGGCAATGTGCTCGGTTGGCCGGGATGGATCCTGCTTCTCGTGGCGATCGTGGTCATCGTCGCAACCGGGCAGCTGCGCACGCAGCCGCAGCCGGGCCTGACGCTCGCGGAATCGCAGGTGGGGAGGAGCGTGTGA
- a CDS encoding FAD-dependent oxidoreductase, translating into MDPVSVDVVVIGAGQAGLSAAYHLRRRGDGRLSFVVLDRERAPGGAWQHRWASLKMATVNGIHELPGFPVPPADPEASARDVLPPYFAEYERRFDLPVERPVRVRAVRRADDDPNGRLLVETDSASGSRTWAARYVINATGTWTRPFRPWYPGVDRFRGRQLHVADYVSADEFAGQRVVIVGAGISAVQLLDEISHVADTFWVTRREPEWIEDDFDVPARVAAIAGVEARVREGLPPGSVISVTGMHWSPWARAAQARGVLVRHPMFASIEEYGVRMPDGTFEPADAILWATGFRAAVDHLAPLGLRTPHGGYRVADTRSLDDPRLFLIGYGPSQSTVGANRAGRDAVRQIVAELPVGEASAA; encoded by the coding sequence ATGGATCCCGTATCCGTGGACGTCGTCGTGATCGGCGCCGGGCAGGCGGGACTCTCGGCGGCGTACCACCTGCGTCGCCGCGGCGACGGCCGGTTGTCGTTCGTCGTGCTCGACCGCGAGCGGGCGCCGGGCGGCGCCTGGCAGCACCGGTGGGCGTCGCTGAAGATGGCGACCGTGAACGGCATCCACGAGCTGCCCGGCTTCCCCGTACCGCCAGCCGACCCCGAGGCATCCGCCCGCGACGTGCTGCCGCCCTACTTCGCCGAGTACGAACGCCGGTTCGACCTGCCCGTCGAGCGCCCGGTGCGCGTGCGCGCCGTGCGCCGCGCCGACGATGACCCGAACGGGCGACTGCTCGTCGAGACGGACTCGGCGAGCGGCTCGCGAACCTGGGCTGCGAGGTACGTGATCAACGCGACCGGCACGTGGACTCGCCCGTTCCGACCCTGGTATCCGGGCGTCGACCGGTTCCGCGGGCGCCAGTTGCACGTAGCCGACTACGTCTCGGCCGACGAGTTCGCGGGCCAGCGCGTCGTCATCGTCGGCGCGGGCATCTCGGCGGTGCAGCTGCTCGACGAGATCTCGCACGTCGCCGACACGTTCTGGGTCACACGGCGCGAACCCGAGTGGATCGAGGACGACTTCGACGTGCCGGCCCGCGTCGCCGCGATCGCGGGCGTCGAGGCGCGCGTGCGCGAGGGCCTGCCGCCCGGCAGCGTGATCTCGGTCACCGGCATGCACTGGAGCCCGTGGGCGCGGGCGGCGCAGGCGCGCGGCGTGCTGGTGCGGCATCCGATGTTCGCGTCCATCGAGGAGTACGGCGTCAGAATGCCGGACGGCACGTTCGAACCGGCCGACGCGATCCTCTGGGCGACCGGGTTCCGGGCCGCGGTCGACCACCTCGCCCCGCTCGGCCTGCGCACGCCGCATGGCGGGTACCGGGTCGCCGACACCCGCTCGCTCGACGACCCGCGTCTGTTCCTCATCGGCTACGGGCCGTCGCAGTCGACCGTCGGCGCGAATCGCGCCGGCCGCGACGCCGTGCGGCAGATCGTCGCCGAGCTGCCCGTCGGCGAGGCATCCGCGGCCTGA